taaaaaagtatatttaataattttgtaatccgctgtaacattatgcacaatctgaacattaacactgcgcttaaatataggaaaataatcaACTCTACATAACCACTGGCAGCCCTCCAAGTTAAAATGCATATTTGACCTCaaaagctgtcaatggcagtgaatgagttacaaATATTATCCAAACATTACTGACAAATCTTAAATTCATTCTATTAAAATTTAAAGAGTTCAAGCACAAATGATttggtaaattaaaaaaaaatatatatatatttctggtTTTCAGGTTAAAGCAAATAATTATCATTTAGGGTATTCCAAGTTATTATAAATGAAGCAACTGATAGGATCATTTGgaaataaaaatccaatttttattgaaaaagtctttcaaagaaatttttgatgtcattttattGCAAAACCAGACAACTCCATGAAATAAATGTCATTGATTAATTTTCAGTTCTATAAGATTACGTGTACTTCAAagataaatacaactgaacttttcTTTTTCGATGAACTGTGCTTAACAAATGTAAGGAACATTTCTTTTTCTCACTGGACCATCTAACTGCACTCACAGCATTCAAGTTTCTCTTCTCTGATGCTGAGAATGCTTTGACGACAAGCTTTGCTGGCTTTTCCATAACAATCCACAGGGCGATTTATTAGGGACAGCATCTAATGAGATCTAATACAAAGACAAATTCTGCCTTAACAAAGATAATAATTAGCATGCTGCTAATGAGAGCTAATTAGAGCAGTTGACTAATTTGGATCAGGAACAAATTGTACGCTTTTGTGGGCTTCACACCTTCTGAATATGCCTGCGTTTTGTCATTAGcgttcatgcattattcatcgGGAAAAATAATGGAAAAGGCCCTATTTTGCAATGGAAATTCTTGCAGCAAAATCCGCCACCCCAAAAAAGCTTTTGCATGAACAAACAGTAATTGCAATCTATGACTTGCTGCTCGCAAGGGACTCGCTAATTAACGTTTTCAGGATGGGATCATTGAAACACAGTAAATTTGATCAGTCGCCACCTTGTGGAGTTGACTTGGTTGAGTTTCCTGGTTTATGGTGAGTCATCAGAGCAAGCGATTGGACAAACTCTTCAGGGGGAGACCAtcattcctgttttttttttttgtttttttgtttttttctggcattggttcctgagacttttttttgtgggtctactcttGATAGACATGcctgccaaatttcatgtttaGTGCAACTGGtctcgggggctgaattttcaaaaaaggtTGACGTTTCCCACAGTTCTCCGAAATGGCCGAATTGACCCTAGAATGGCCAGTGcaaagcaaaatggctgacttcctgtgtcttcaCAGGCATTGGGTTTTTTCGAGACCGTTTTGTGCGTCGActcatgtccaccaaatttcatgtttctaAATGAAACCGGCTACGGTGACTAGATTTTCCAAAAACCCCCAAAGTCAAACCAGggtgtgtacctaatgaagtgcccTGTTGTGACTTGTCCCTTAAAGGTTCCTCCCATCCTACTGGACAAGCAGTTCTCGGACTTCACGCCCGACATCACGCCCATCATCCTGGCGGCGCACACCAACAACTACGAGATCATCAAGCTTCTGGTGCAGAAGGGTGTATCCATGCCGCAGCCGCACGAGGTGGGGCCGACATGCACCCCCGCACGCCCCCTACACCCGAGTCAGCGCTTTGGCCCGACTTCCTCCAGTATATCTCAACCCAGCGCGACCAGCTTGATTTAGTGCCCGGCGTACCTTGAAGTGTTTCCATTTCGATCCGGTCGTATGGCTGGAAAAGCTGCTGGCTGGCAACAcgttaataaaattatttggtGGCTATGTTTTATGGATATGCTGAATTTGAGTCgccaaaacaaaatcaagtcaaaacGTAGGTGAGAGCACACTTTCCTACGGCCCAAAAAACGTACGTTAGTTCATTTGTTGGTTTGTTCGCTGAAGAAAAAATGGTCTCGATGATGATGTTTACAAAGAGATTTacgttgggttcattgaaggcTCACCTCTCGGGATGGAAGTTCAACGgttgaatgtgcgtgtgtgtgtgtaggtacGCTGCAATTGCGTGGAGTGCGTGTCGAGCTCGGACGTGGACAGCCTGCGCCACTCTCGTTCGCGCCTCAACATCTACAAGGCGCTGTCCAGCCCGTCCCTCATCGCCCTCTCCAGCGAGGACCCCTTCCTCACCGCCTTCAGGCTCAGCTGGGAGCTGCAGGAGCTCAGCAAGGTAACCGTCGCTATCTGGAGCTCGCCCGAGTCCTTAGGAGAAACCTGATGGTATTACAACAGGTAgacctggaggagggtaggtccAGGTACCGCGGTATAATGCCGGGCTCTTTGGTTTCAGGTGGAGAACGAGTTCAAGTCCGAGTACGAGGAGCTGTCTCAGCAGTGTAAGGAGTTTGCCAAAGACCTCCTGGACCAGACCAGAAGCTCTAGAGAACTTGAGATGATCCTCAACTACAGAGATGACGTCAACCTACTGGAGGAGGAAGGCAACGGAGACCTGGCCAGACTTAAGTTAGCCATCAAGTACCACCAAAAAGAGGTATCATTGACAACCTCATGACATCGTCAACTCGCACCTGTCGATATCAACTCTTTATAAACTCATGACAATCATTTCCTCATTAATTAAGCATCCTTCCATCGCACAAATGAGAAACAATCCACTTTATTATGCgatcaaaagtgtgtgtgtgagcgatgATCGGATCGTCTGAAATGGGAATTTTCATCAGAAAACATCGAGTCGGGTGTACAATGAGCCTCGCGTCTCCACGATAAAAGTGCGCAGCCGAAGTCTCTGGACGCACGATGAGGTTCGCTCTGTGGGAAATGACCTCAGACTCACAGAGAGGGAAATAACAATCATTTCAGGCTCGTTTCTCGTTTCTCGTTTCTCATGCTCGCCGCGTCCTGTCCGTGCTGAGAGCTCTCATAAACACGCCGTGCAGTTTATGCGGCACTATAATAGAAATGTCAAAGTGAGTCACGAGGAGATCGTTGATGACCTTCTGGAAAAGACTCAAATGCGCGATGAATTGATCAGTCGTAGCCTCACAATGTAACGTTTTCATGCCCGCCTAAACGGGCTGCTCGACAATTAGAAACATGAGTTAAGACGCGAAGGGAGTGACGGCTGCTGCAGCGTGTTGAACTGAAAACGACTTCAATTCAGAGTCCCATTCTTTTCAGTGCACATACAGGAAGTACAAATGTGGGCATCCTAAATGGGCTGTGGTAGAAGATGAAACGGGAAGTCAACGAAATTTGCTGCAGTGTGTGGAActaacaacaaacacaaatgtgtgttttagtgTGTATACAGCAAATGTAAAATGGAATGAGATGCCCCGGGCTTCGCTGCCTCAACGCGGTGCGGTACAATTAGAAACCTGAAACGAGTGAACTTTGGCGACATGAGAATGTGCGATGAAGGCTATTGATTGTCATAGCATCATGACGTTGAGTCGAGGACATTTTGAGGTTAGGGTTTTATGAGATTATGAAGTCTGATGTTTTACTTTGAGGGGTCTGAGGTTAAGCAATTATTAGGTTATAATCTAGGGATTGTGACACACATGAGGGAGGGCGTGATGTGATTTCAAGTGACAATTGTTTGTGGTCAAAGCGACATGAGAATATGAGATTACGAGTTGTAAAATGCTCAAGTACTGTGAAGTCAGCGAATGCGATGTTGCGAAGTGACAGGAGGTGACACGGCCCGGCGTCGCAAGGCTGTTGATCGGGTTACGAGATCATGAGATTGAGTCGTCAGCCGTCGAAAACGGCAAAGGAACACCAAAGACAGCGCGGTGCTCCTTAACAAGAGAGAAAGGTCCCGAAGTGAACATCACATGTGATCAAGCGCAAATGAAAGTAATCCCGCCGAGGCCAGGCGAGAATCTGCTCTTTTAACGCTGATTTGATCTTTTTTATCTGACGCTTCACTGCTTCCGTCGAGCGCACGTCCACGCGGGCAGAGCGTAGCCTCATATCGTCGGCATATAACGCCATCCCGTCATAGTCTCATCCTCTCATGTCGACAGTCTGACTGACGTCGCTGGGCGTGCTTCACTTCTGAGACATTTTGCCGTTGCTTTTCACTTTTCTTCTCAACTTTTGTGTCCCTTTGACATTTTTACGTCTAGAAACGTGAGTCACTCCGCTCGCGTGTGCACGCGCACCGACTGGAATTGGCAGCccttgttgccatggtaaccagGCTGCAGAGTCGATGCGGGTCGACGCTTTGTGGCTCTGCTCTCGTGGCTCGACTTctcagcgtgtgcgtgtgttttgtgCGCGTTTATCAACCCTCTGCCACCTCAAACTAGAATCTCACTCGGGCGAgagcagacctccgccaaggccaaaaACCCTCCGAAACTCAAATTGTGACGTGCCGGGCCGTAGTGTTCCACTCCAGTCGTGTAGGGGGCAGTAAACATTTGGGATTTGTCACCACAGCTGGATCTGGTGGGTCACTGCACCACTTGGCCCCCATGCAAGTGGACTGTGACGCACATTTATACAGAAAAATTGGATGAAAAATCACAACCTGCTGGGCCATACttttccactccagtcctgtagggGGCAGAAAACAGAACTGTTTTTTCACCTGAATTGCACTCAAATTGACTAGTTTCCTCCTTTTCTGTCTGATTCATTtgattggtggaaaaaaagtagCGTGTTATACTGTTCCACTCCCAATGTAGGAGAGTGACCCACCAGATCTACGTAGACAGGTTTCTTCCTCGCGTCTTAACGGTTTGGTCGTAGAAATCTCAACCTGCTGGGCCATTTTTTTCAACTCCAatcctgtaggtggcagtaaaCAACAAGTTGTTTTCCCCCCACTAGATCGGAACTAAATTTGACTTGTTTCTTCCTTGTCAGTCCAGCTTGTTTGGTTGAAAATGACAACGTGCCGGACCTTAATATCCCTCTCCAGTCCTGTAGGGGTCACCAAACAGCACACTTAATGTTACGCTGTCCTGATGTGTTTTCAGTTTGTAGCGCAGCCAAACTGCCAACAGCTGTTGGCGTCGCGCTGGTACGACGAGTTCCCAGGCTGGCGGCGGCGCCACTGGGCCGGCAAGTTCCTGACGTGCATCTTCATCGGGTTCCTGTACCCGGCGTTCGCCCTGTGCTACCTCACGGCCCCCAAGAGCCGCTACGGGCTGTTCATCCGCAAGCCCTTCATCAAGTTCATCTGCCACACGGCGTCCTACATGTCTTTCTTGTTCCTGCTGCTGCTCGCCTCGCAGCACATCGTCACCACCGAGCAGGACCGTCAGGGTCCGGCGCCCACCACCGTGGAGTGGATGATCCTGCCCTGGGTGCTGGGTGAGTCCGGCATAACGTCGGGACAGCCTCGTAATCTCACAGGATCAACCGCAGAATATCCTCATTTGACAAAGCATTTCATTATAATCAGCAGCATAATCTCTTTTCATCAGTGGCACCTCACTTCATGGAATTATAATCTCAAACTTCACAGACACAACCTCATGATCTCCTAACATGACGATCTCAAAGCCTTGCAGTAGAACCCGATTGCCACATAACCCCACCACATCATAATCTCACGTCCCCTCATCTCATCAACGGCTCGTGACCGTCTTTCCGTGCGTCTTTGAAGGCTTCATCTGGGCCGAGATCAAGCAAATGTGGGACGGGGGTTTCCAGGAGTACGTCCACGACTGGTGGAACCTGATGGACTTTGTCATGAACTCTCTGTACCTGGCCACCATCTCCCTCAAGATCGTAGCCTACACCAAGGTAACCCCTCGCCCAGCTCCACAATTGACGTTCCTCCCATTCATTGACTTCTTCTTGTCCTACTTCTTGTTTCAGTACAGTGGTAGTAAGCCGCGGAACCAGTGGGAGATGTGGCACCCGACACTGGTCGCCGAGGCCGTGTTCGCCATCGCCAACATCTTCAGCTCCCTGCGTCTCATCTCGCTCTTCACGGCCAACTCCCACCTGGGACCCCTGCAGATCTCCCTGGGCCGCATGCTGCTGGACATCCTCAAGTTCCTCTTCATCTACTGCCTGGTAACACCACCGTTTCGCTCGTAGATTATGGAGACATATTAAGTAGCAATGTCTGTCCCCCCTGCAGGTCCTGCTGGCCTTTGCTAATGGCCTGAACCAGCTCTACTTCTACTATGAAACCAAAGCCTCGGATGAGAGGGGCAAGTGCAAGGGCATCCGATGCGTGGAGCAGAACAACGCCTTCTCCACGTGAGTTGAGAAGCTCCTGCTGGCTGCATCGTCACACTTCCTCAGCATCATAACATGACGTCATGATTTGAAACGTCTCATTCAGCCTTTTCGAGACGCTGCAGTCTCTATTCTGGTCCATCTTCGGCCTGATCAGCTTGTACGTGACCAACGTGGACGCCGACCACCAGTTCACCGAGTTCGTGGGCGCCACCATGTTCGGCACGTACAACATCATCTCCCTGGTGGTGCTGCTCAACATGCTCATCGCCATGATGAACAACTCCTATCAGCACATCGCGGTGAGAAATGAAAAGAACCACTTCGCAAAAGAATCCACGGAGTTAACAAAACAAATCCACGGAACCGTTTGTGGCAGGACCACGCGGACATCGAGTGGAAGTTCGCCAGGACGAAGCTGTGGATGAGTTACTTCGAGGAGGGGGCCACCCTGCCCCCGCCCTTCAACATCGTGCCCAGCTCCAAGTCCTTCTGGTACCTCGTCTGCTGGGTCAAGACTCGAGCGTGCCGGGCGGACGGCGACGCACGACGCGACACCATCGGCACGCTCGGGGTAACCGATGGTCTGACCGGAAATCTGATGATTGCGACCGGTGGCGGCTTTTAACTGTCCTCAAGGCGCCGCTGTAGTGTAAAGaggaaatgtgttttgtctCCCGTGCAGAAGCGAGCTGCGGAGAACCTGAGAATAAACCATCAGTACCAGGTGAGTGCTGCCccttttgtgcgtgcgtgtgtgtctgcgtgtgtgtgtgtgtgtgcgtttccaTCTGCTGCTGGAAGACATTAGTGATGACTCATAGCACAACTCAGTGGAGTGTGTACTTCTATTTGTGTGTCTCTGTGGGGGGAAttcgtctttttcttcttcttccgcgCCGATCGCCGCTCCTCTCCCGCTTAACGGACCGTGATGTTTCCACGGAAACGAGCGGCGCCGAGTTGAAAAAGGCGCTGATGACCTCTGGTTTGTGCGCGTGCGCAGGAGGTGCTGAGGAACCTGGTGAAGCGCTACGTGGCCGCCATGATCCGA
The DNA window shown above is from Phyllopteryx taeniolatus isolate TA_2022b chromosome 17, UOR_Ptae_1.2, whole genome shotgun sequence and carries:
- the LOC133467466 gene encoding short transient receptor potential channel 4-like isoform X2, producing MSQLYYRRSDSSSYRDRIPLRIVRAESELSALEKAYLGAVEKGDYASVKQALQEAEIYFKININCIDPLGRTALLIAIENENLEIIELLLSFGVYVGDALLHAIRKEVVGAVELLLNHKKPSGGMQVPPILLDKQFSDFTPDITPIILAAHTNNYEIIKLLVQKGVSMPQPHEVRCNCVECVSSSDVDSLRHSRSRLNIYKALSSPSLIALSSEDPFLTAFRLSWELQELSKVENEFKSEYEELSQQCKEFAKDLLDQTRSSRELEMILNYRDDVNLLEEEGNGDLARLKLAIKYHQKEFVAQPNCQQLLASRWYDEFPGWRRRHWAGKFLTCIFIGFLYPAFALCYLTAPKSRYGLFIRKPFIKFICHTASYMSFLFLLLLASQHIVTTEQDRQGPAPTTVEWMILPWVLGFIWAEIKQMWDGGFQEYVHDWWNLMDFVMNSLYLATISLKIVAYTKYSGSKPRNQWEMWHPTLVAEAVFAIANIFSSLRLISLFTANSHLGPLQISLGRMLLDILKFLFIYCLVLLAFANGLNQLYFYYETKASDERGKCKGIRCVEQNNAFSTLFETLQSLFWSIFGLISLYVTNVDADHQFTEFVGATMFGTYNIISLVVLLNMLIAMMNNSYQHIADHADIEWKFARTKLWMSYFEEGATLPPPFNIVPSSKSFWYLVCWVKTRACRADGDARRDTIGTLGKRAAENLRINHQYQELKQDISSFRYEVMGMMKTGRPGLPGGRDGGVALGAVGPSDSALAYPNASLKMASYAPTKCKVNRFKMAASLLHRVASGARTPEAPNGLPNGATPSLGDVPSFPKDSGDFALFHNRHCCGAAHRPECAAHQAGPAELARKMYSLSEEAEEEEEAGTSLDVRGEQEDESVA
- the LOC133467466 gene encoding short transient receptor potential channel 4-like isoform X1 — encoded protein: MSQLYYRRSDSSSYRDRIPLRIVRAESELSALEKAYLGAVEKGDYASVKQALQEAEIYFKININCIDPLGRTALLIAIENENLEIIELLLSFGVYVGDALLHAIRKEVVGAVELLLNHKKPSGGMQVPPILLDKQFSDFTPDITPIILAAHTNNYEIIKLLVQKGVSMPQPHEVRCNCVECVSSSDVDSLRHSRSRLNIYKALSSPSLIALSSEDPFLTAFRLSWELQELSKVENEFKSEYEELSQQCKEFAKDLLDQTRSSRELEMILNYRDDVNLLEEEGNGDLARLKLAIKYHQKEFVAQPNCQQLLASRWYDEFPGWRRRHWAGKFLTCIFIGFLYPAFALCYLTAPKSRYGLFIRKPFIKFICHTASYMSFLFLLLLASQHIVTTEQDRQGPAPTTVEWMILPWVLGFIWAEIKQMWDGGFQEYVHDWWNLMDFVMNSLYLATISLKIVAYTKYSGSKPRNQWEMWHPTLVAEAVFAIANIFSSLRLISLFTANSHLGPLQISLGRMLLDILKFLFIYCLVLLAFANGLNQLYFYYETKASDERGKCKGIRCVEQNNAFSTLFETLQSLFWSIFGLISLYVTNVDADHQFTEFVGATMFGTYNIISLVVLLNMLIAMMNNSYQHIADHADIEWKFARTKLWMSYFEEGATLPPPFNIVPSSKSFWYLVCWVKTRACRADGDARRDTIGTLGKRAAENLRINHQYQEVLRNLVKRYVAAMIRDAKTEEGLTEDNFKELKQDISSFRYEVMGMMKTGRPGLPGGRDGGVALGAVGPSDSALAYPNASLKMASYAPTKCKVNRFKMAASLLHRVASGARTPEAPNGLPNGATPSLGDVPSFPKDSGDFALFHNRHCCGAAHRPECAAHQAGPAELARKMYSLSEEAEEEEEAGTSLDVRGEQEDESVA